The following proteins are encoded in a genomic region of Hippocampus zosterae strain Florida chromosome 2, ASM2543408v3, whole genome shotgun sequence:
- the LOC127596001 gene encoding amphoterin-induced protein 3-like, whose amino-acid sequence MIARINHVPILLLLCLLPATKETCPSMCLCTSDRVSCSASGLAKIPKSLPSFAITLDVSHNQMSWLGPGSLSSMSRLENLWMAHNQINSLAYGAFQNASSIRYLDLSSNKLQKVQQHYFEGLWRLEELILFNNKITVVEAGTLVGLSSLKKAYFGLNQITRFPFFSIQDRSHPFLNMLDLSSNLMTHLPWQDVKALPGLVQRGLYLHNNSLICDCSMYTVFWHWDLRGYAQLRDFADEYTCTISGEPRASIRFLRHNRFFNNCTVEKVMSLPVTVLLSKVLVSEGQRVRLDCQTPLSSDNLSFTWLSPSQVSITQSNIDDTLMILFANGTLEIQAAKVNDSGLYVCTAVDIKAALNATREIDVTVLLPEVESFSTGYTTLLGCALTMVLILVYLYLTPCRCSCCKQPNPPVIPIATYEAENSMPVFSTCTTDREKSHLNKHVAFRQPMLREEGPEWKHES is encoded by the coding sequence ATGATCGCCAGAATCAATCACGTCCCTATCCTGCTGCTCCTCTGTCTACTCCCCGCCACGAAGGAGACCTGCCCTTCCATGTGTCTTTGCACATCCGACAGAGTGAGTTGTAGCGCCAGTGGTCTCGCCAAGATACCGAAATCACTGCCCTCGTTCGCCATCACGCTTGATGTCAGTCACAACCAAATGTCTTGGCTGGGTCCGGGCAGCTTGAGCAGTATGTCCAGACTGGAAAACCTCTGGATGGCCCACAACCAGATCAACAGCTTGGCCTACGGGGCATTTCAGAATGCCTCGAGCATAAGATATCTTGACCTGTCTTCCAATAAGCTCCAAAAGGTGCAGCAGCACTATTTTGAAGGACTGTGGAGGCTGGAGGAGCTCATCCTCTTTAACAATAAAATCACAGTGGTAGAGGCTGGCACACTGGTGGGTCTGAGTAGCTTGAAAAAGGCCTACTTTGGCCTTAACCAGATCACACGATTCCCATTCTTCTCTATCCAAGACCGCAGCCACCCTTTTCTGAATATGCTGGATCTCTCATCCAACCTTATGACGCATCTGCCATGGCAGGATGTGAAAGCATTACCAGGATTGGTGCAGCGGGGGCTCTACCTTCATAATAACTCTCTGATTTGCGACTGCTCCATGTACACCGTGTTCTGGCACTGGGATCTCCGTGGATATGCCCAGCTGAGGGATTTCGCAGATGAATACACTTGCACCATCTCCGGGGAACCCCGCGCGTCTATCCGGTTCCTGCGACACAACCGCTTTTTCAACAACTGCACCGTGGAGAAAGTCATGTCGCTGCCGgtgactgtgctcctctctaAAGTTTTGGTTTCAGAGGGACAAAGGGTGCGTCTGGACTGCCAAACACCCTTGAGTAGCGACAATCTCTCATTTACATGGCTTTCCCCCAGCCAGGTTTCCATCACCCAGTCCAACATTGATGACACGCTCATGATCTTGTTTGCAAATGGTACCTTGGAGATCCAAGCAGCCAAGGTCAACGACTCAGGCCTGTATGTGTGTACGGCAGTGGATATTAAAGCGGCACTGAATGCAACCAGAGAAATAGATGTCACGGTGCTCTTGCCTGAAGTGGAGTCATTCAGTACGGGTTACACAACGCTGCTGGGCTGTGCGCTGACTATGGTCCTCATCCTCGTATACCTCTACCTCACCCCATGCCGATGCAGCTGCTGTAAACAGCCCAACCCTCCAGTCATCCCTATTGCGACATACGAAGCAGAGAATTCAATGCCCGTTTTCTCCACCTGCACAACAGACAGGGAAAAAAGCCACCTTAATAAGCACGTAGCATTTAGGCAGCCGATGTTGCGTGAGGAAGGACCTGAATGGAAACATGAAagctaa